In Paenibacillus guangzhouensis, a single window of DNA contains:
- a CDS encoding glycoside hydrolase family 125 protein, producing the protein MEQFRLPKIPMPELQLPQAIQEVIQEAEEKLAHRPKLLQLFKNCFPNTLETTTKLMEDGTTFVITGDIPASWLRDSVEQVIHYVPFAKEDKDLQRILSGLIKRHINYIHIDPYANAFNESANDWHWNKADITEMSPWVWERKFEIDSLCFSMRLAYMYWKETELTDIFDAGFKSAMRVIYDLFKTEQRHFELSPYRFTRNNGIPEDSLRNNGLGMPVNYTGMVWSGFRSSDDACDFHYNIPGNMFAVVALRHMQEFAEWVFRDMDFLQELKDLEADINHGIQIYGIYRHPEFGPIYAYETDGFGNYCLMDDAGTPGLMSIPYLGYVSADDPIYQNTRRFALSKENPFYFEGKAAKGIGSPHTPKDYIWHMALSMQGITATTKEEKLEMIAMLERTDADTGYMHEGFHADDPSVFTRKWFAWSNSLFSQLVYKAMKEGIL; encoded by the coding sequence ATGGAACAATTTAGACTGCCAAAAATTCCGATGCCGGAGCTGCAGCTGCCACAAGCGATTCAAGAGGTGATTCAAGAAGCGGAGGAGAAGCTTGCGCATCGTCCGAAGCTCTTGCAATTATTCAAGAACTGCTTCCCGAACACACTGGAGACGACAACGAAATTAATGGAAGATGGAACGACATTTGTCATCACGGGTGACATTCCAGCTTCTTGGCTTCGTGATTCCGTTGAGCAAGTCATCCACTATGTCCCGTTCGCGAAGGAAGACAAGGATTTACAGCGTATCCTAAGCGGACTGATCAAACGTCACATCAACTATATCCACATCGATCCTTATGCGAATGCATTCAATGAATCGGCGAATGACTGGCATTGGAACAAGGCGGACATCACGGAAATGTCCCCTTGGGTGTGGGAGCGTAAGTTCGAGATCGACTCGCTCTGCTTCTCGATGCGACTCGCTTATATGTATTGGAAAGAGACAGAATTAACGGACATCTTCGATGCAGGCTTCAAATCCGCGATGCGCGTCATCTATGACTTGTTCAAGACGGAACAACGCCATTTCGAATTGTCGCCTTACCGCTTCACGCGGAATAACGGGATTCCTGAAGATTCGCTTCGCAACAACGGATTGGGCATGCCAGTGAACTATACCGGAATGGTATGGTCAGGCTTCCGCTCCAGCGATGATGCGTGCGACTTCCACTATAATATTCCGGGCAACATGTTCGCGGTTGTGGCTCTTCGCCACATGCAAGAGTTCGCGGAATGGGTGTTCCGTGATATGGACTTCTTGCAAGAACTGAAAGACCTCGAAGCGGACATTAACCATGGTATTCAGATCTATGGTATCTATCGTCATCCAGAGTTCGGACCAATCTACGCGTATGAGACAGACGGCTTCGGCAACTACTGCCTCATGGACGATGCAGGTACACCAGGCTTGATGTCGATCCCTTACCTTGGGTATGTGAGTGCGGATGATCCGATCTATCAGAATACAAGAAGATTTGCACTTTCCAAAGAGAACCCGTTCTACTTCGAAGGGAAAGCAGCGAAAGGAATCGGCAGCCCGCATACGCCGAAAGATTACATCTGGCATATGGCATTGTCGATGCAAGGCATTACAGCAACAACGAAAGAAGAGAAGCTCGAGATGATCGCGATGCTCGAGCGCACGGATGCAGATACAGGCTATATGCACGAAGGTTTCCATGCGGACGATCCGAGCGTCTTTACGCGTAAATGGTTCGCTTGGTCGAACAGCTTGTTCTCACAACTTGTGTACAAGGCGATGAAAGAGGGCATTCTATGA